The Natronomonas salsuginis genomic sequence TGGGGGTCAACGAGAGCCGTCCACCCTCGTCGGGGAACACGCGGTAGTACTCCTCGCGCTCTTGGAACGCCAGGATGTCGAACATCCCGATCGGTCGTCGCTCGTCGGAGACCGCCTTCCCGTTGACCAGAACGCTGTCCTGACCGAGCGCGAAGCGGGCTTCCTTCTTCGAGTCGACGTAGCCGAGCACGTCGCGCAGGACGATCAGGAGCGGAACTCCTGCCGCACCGTGCGGACCCGCCGCGGCCTTCGTCGTGTATGTCTCTTCTTTCCGTTCGACCGGCCACGATTTCGGGACGGCCAGTCGTTTCTGATGTTTCGTCATTCGGTATCCTCCTCGGCTTCGAGTCGCGCCTCGCGAACGTCGTCGTCGAGGTCGAGTTCGGTCACCTGAACGTTGCTCGCCTCGAGCGGACGGGGAACCTCTTCGCCGTCCGCCGTCTCGAGTGTCACGTCCTCGACGTGGATCGTCGCCGAGCGGAGATCCACGTGGACGACCTCACCGGACTCGCCGGAGAAATCGCCGCGTTGAACCTCGACCGTATCGCCCGCGTTGACGCGGACGCTACGCTGGCCGTACTCATCGCGAAGATCCGGCGACAGCGATGCACGAACCTGCTTTTGCTTTTCGTGCAGCGGGGCGCGTTCCTGTCGATTGCGCTGTTTGCGTGGTTGTCGTGTCATGGTCTATACGATCATCGTCGCCGTCGAGGCGATGCTTCCGAAGCGTTCTGCGACCTCGCGGGCGATCGGGCCCTTGAGTTCGGTTCCTCGGGGGTCTTCGTTCTCGTCGACGATGACGGCCGCGTTGTCTTCGAATTTGACGCGAGTGCCGTCGGGTCGTCGGATCGGCTTGCGCTGGCGGATGATGACCGCTTCGAGCACCTGCCGTCGCATCTCCGGGGTCCCCTTCGTGACCGAGACGGTCACCTTGTCACCGAGTCCCGCCTTCGGATGGCGGTTCTTGGTGCCGGAGTACCCGGAGGTGGAGATGACGCGCAGTTCGCGTGCGCCGGTGTTGTCGGCGCATGTGACGAGCGAGCCCTTCTCCAGTCCTTGCGTCACGTCGGCATTGAGTGCCTCCATCAGGCATCACCCTCCGTGACCTCGACCACGACGTGGCTCTTCGTCTTCGAGAGCGGTCGCGTCTCTGCTATCTTCACGTTGTCGCCGACGGAAAGCGGCTCCAGTACCCCCGGCACGTGCGCCGGAATCTTCGATCGTCGTTTCATG encodes the following:
- the rplX gene encoding 50S ribosomal protein L24; protein product: MTRQPRKQRNRQERAPLHEKQKQVRASLSPDLRDEYGQRSVRVNAGDTVEVQRGDFSGESGEVVHVDLRSATIHVEDVTLETADGEEVPRPLEASNVQVTELDLDDDVREARLEAEEDTE
- a CDS encoding 50S ribosomal protein L14, whose translation is MEALNADVTQGLEKGSLVTCADNTGARELRVISTSGYSGTKNRHPKAGLGDKVTVSVTKGTPEMRRQVLEAVIIRQRKPIRRPDGTRVKFEDNAAVIVDENEDPRGTELKGPIAREVAERFGSIASTATMIV